A window of Antricoccus suffuscus genomic DNA:
CCGACCGGACTGGAGCTGACGAAGCGATTCGACGCCGTCGTACTGGCGATCGGCGCGACGGTACGTCGTGATCTGCCGGCGCCGGGTCGTGAGCTCGATGGGATCCACCAGGCGATGGAGTATCTGCCGCAGGCCAACAGGGTCGCTTCGGGCGAAGAGGTCGAAGATCAGATCGTCGCGACCGACAAGCACGTAGTCATTCTCGGCGGCGGCGATACCGGTGCGGACTGTCTTGGTACGGCGCACCGGCAGGGCGCGAAGTCGGTGACCCAGCTGGAGATCATGGCAGAGCCTGGCACCGAACGTTCAGAAGCTCATCCGTGGCCGACGTATCCTGCGATCTTCCGGGTTTCCGGTGCTCACGAGGAGGGCGGCGATCGGGTGTACGCCGTCTCCACAAAGGAGTTCCTCGGCGACGATTCGAGTCATGTGCGGGCGCTTCGGTTGGTCGAAGTTTCTATGCAGGATGGGAAGTTCGAGGAGATCGCGGGTAGCGAACGTGAGATCCCGGCCGATCTGGTGCTCTTTGCGTTGGGCTTCACCGGGCCGCAGCAAGATGGTGTCGTCGAACAACTCGAGACTGAGCTCGATGAGCGGGGCAACGTCGTACGCGATAGTGACTACATGTCCACCACAGATAGGGTTTTTGTGGCTGGTGACTGCGGCCGTGGCCAGTCGTTGATTGTCTGGGCGATCGCCGAGGGTCGCGCCGCGGCGTCGGCGGTGGACAAATACCTCACGGGTGCGACGACGCTGCCGTCGCCGATTCTGCCGACGGAGCGCTCGATCACCGTTTAGACCTGCGCGACGGCGTACCTATTCAACGATGCCGGCCTCGATGGCCGGTTCGCGGTACGCCGCCGCGAGGCTGGCGACAGTTTCGTGGGCATTGAGCCCGCTCGGGTTGGGCACGATCCATAACGGTCTGTCGGCGATCCGCTCTTCCTGTCGACCGGTCTTCGCCTTGGTCTTGCCAAACGCGGTCCGGTACGCCGTGATGCCGGCGATCGCGACGACTCGAGGCTGGTGCGTCGCGACGAACCGCGTGAGCTTTTCAGCGCCTGCTCGAAGCTCGTCTTTGGTTAGCTCGTCCGCGCGAGCAGTCGCGCGAGCCACGACGTTGGTGATGCCGACGCCCCGCTGCGTCAGGTAGTCGCGGTCAGCGTCAGGCATGCCGCTCGACCACGTGAGGTCTCGCTCAGTGATGCCAGCTAGCCGAAGCGCCGGGTAGAACCGGTTGCCCGGATACGCGAAATGCGTCTGGGTCGCGGCAGACCACAGGCCGGGGTTGATGCCGACAAAGAGGAGTTTGAGGTCGGCTGGAATGAGACCGTTCAGGGTGGCGTCGCGGAACGACTCGAGCTCACTCCTGCTGAATCCCACAATCTGCCTCGTCTCTCAGAATCCTCGATTATCCTAAGGCCGTGAATACTCCGCAGCAGCCCGTCCCGCCGGATCTTGTTTTCAAGAGCGGCCTGTATTGGCGCCAGAGTGCGTTCCTCGGCAACAAGACCGTGCCGGTGATCTTGACTCTTGCGGGCGGCTGGCTCACGCTGACCACTCGCACCGAGCAGGTCTTTCAGGTGCCGTTGCCTCAGGTAGCCGTGAAGTTCAGCAAGCTGTCGACCATGTTTCTGACGGTTGCCGGTAAGAAGTATCCGATAGTCGGAATCGGCGCGGGAATCTCACCGAAGTTCTCAGAAGCCCAATTGCAAGAGCTCGCCAATGCTCACGCGACGGCGACGAGCCGGTACGCCGGCAGCGTGCCGGGCCTCATGCAAGGTAGCCCGCTGGGCGGTCTCGCGGCCTCAGTCGCCGACTTCTCGAGGATCCGCGCCAACATCGCGCCGTGGAAGGAAATCTTCGGCGCGCACGGCCTCTAACCGCCGACATTCTCACCCGCAAGCGAGATATTGGCGTCCGGACCCTAGCCGGATCTTAGGTTGCAGCCGCGAGATCAACCGGGATGCGTTCGATGTTGGAGTAGTCGAGGTGCGCGGTGTGCGGTGGTGCCGGGAGTCGTACTCGAGACCGGCCTGTGGATAGACGCGAGACCGTCCGCGTGCAGTGCAGTCCGTGGTCGGGGACCGGATCGGCATACGGAAGCGACGGACGGCGAGAAATTCGTGACGGACGAGCGGACATTCGTGATCCTTCTATGTTTGTCAAGCCGGGTTTGGGGCCGGTTTCGTCTTGTTGAGGGTTCGGTAGATCTGTCGGGCGAGGTAGCGTTTGAGGACCCGTTGGATGTCCCTGGTTGTTTTGCCTTCGGCGCGGCGTTTGTCGACGTAGGTCTTGGTGTCGGGGTCGCGTCTCATGCGGGTGATGGTGACGAAATACAGTGCCCGGTTCAGGCGCCGGTCGCCGCCGCGGTTGAGGCGGTGTCGTCCGGTGGTGTTGCCCGAGGACGCCGGGATCGGGTTCACGCCGGCCAGGGCGGCGAACGCGGCCTCGGAACGCACCCGGCCTGGATGCGACCACGCGGCCAGGCAGGTCGCGGCGGTGACCGGCCCGATACCGGTCTCTTGTAGCAGGGGCGCGGCCTGGCTGGATTGCACTGCCTGGCGCAGGCGCGTGGTGTTCTCGGTGAGGTCGCGGTCGAGGGCGTGGATCCGCCCGGCTAGGCGGTTCGCTTCGGCGCGGGCGGCCTGATTGGCCAGTGGTTCTTTGTGGACTCTCCAGCGCGCGGCCTGGCTGACCTGCGCGGCGGTCAGTGGCCGGCGGGCGTCGATGCCCAGGTCGTGCACGCGCAGCAGCGCGGTCAACGCGTTCACCGCGCGGGTACGCTCGCCGGTCATCGCTTCGCGGGCGGTCAGCAGGATCTGCAGCGCGGCGCGCACGCCGCTGTCGGCTCGGGGGCGGCGCAACGTGGTCACGTCCAGGCCACGCACGGCGTCGGCTATCCGCCGCGCGTCGAGGGGGTCGGACTTACCGATCCCGTGCTGGGCGCGGGCGTTCATCGCCGGCGCCTCGGCGACCTGCCAGCCGCCGGCAGCGACCGCGCCGGCTAACAACGCGCCGTAGGAGGCGATGCCCTCGATCACCCACAGCGTGTCGGTGACCGCGCCGGTACGGTGTGCTACCCAGTCGATCGCGCGCCGCAGGCCCGCGGCGGTAGTCGGGAACTGGCAAGTCTGGATGTGTTCGCCGGTGTCGGCGGCGATGAGCGCGTACACGTGGTTGCGGGCGTGGGTATCCACGCCTACCACGAATCTGAAGTGATGCGCGACGATACTAGACATAGCGGTCTGATCCTCTCCGTTGCAGGAATGTGCGGTCCGGCCGTGACGGTCGGCGCCGATCCTGGGGTGGATCACTTCGGAACAGGTCTGTGATGAGTCACGCCACGGGTGTGGTGGACAGCCTTCTGATCAGGTCACCGTAGTGGGCCAGGCAGGCGCCGGCCGCCAACCCCGGGGATCGGACAGATCACGAACAAGGCACCCTTGCGAGGCCAGACGGATGGAGAGTCACAACCACGGAGCAGAACGGTCAACGCCTACCCTGCCAGCCAGTCCCAGACCAGCCACCACCACACTCACAGACGGATCGCGCTGGGCGAGTGTGACGAATCAGCGTGTCGGCTGGGCGCTTGACCAGAGATTCGCTTAACAACTGTCGACCTAGCATGCTGTCATGACAGCAGCCAAGGTCTACACCATTCGCGTCCCCGAGAGCGATGCGCAGCAGATCGAGTTCGTCGCACGCGTCGAGGGTCTGTCCATAAATGAGCTCTTCCGGACGGCCCTTGATCAGTATTTTGAAGTGCTGAGAGACGACGCCGGCTTCGTCGGTAGGGCAAAGGCTCAGCTGGCCCACGATCGCAAGATTGCTAAGCGGCTCGTATGACGGAGGCGATCGCTGAGCAGCCGGCCCGGCTTCCGGGGCGAAGACCGTTGTTGTCGCGACCGCCGGAGTGGTTTGACAGGTTCCTCGGTTCCGACCCGGGCATGACGCGGCTGCGGATGGCGCTACAAGGTGTCATCACGATTGCGTGCGCGTTGCTCGCCGAATACCTATTCGTGCATCTGACAGGCGCCCTCGAAATCGATCCGGGCCCGGTGGATCTTCCGCCCGCGCAGGCCGCGGCGATCGCGGGGCAGCACCATGCGGTTCTCGTCATCGCCATGATGCTCGGTGCAGTGACCGCCATGAACGGCTCGTTCATGGCTGGTAGCGCGTCCAGCCCCGGCGAACAGCTGATCAACTATTTGCTTATGCCGATACCGCTGGTGGCCGGCCTCGCAACGGGTCTGGCGCTCGGCGCGTATCGCACCCTCGCGCTTCTCTCACTTGTCATCTTCCTCGCGGTCGGCGCCTACTGTCGCCGGTTCGGGCCACGAGGGTTCTTCGGCGGCACATTGCTGTTCATGGGCGGCTTCTTCGGGTTCTTCTTACACAGCGCGATCGGGCTGGCCGACATAGGCTGGCTCGCCGCGGAGATCTGCGTCGGCGTACTCGTCACCATTCTCGTCAACTTCGTGTTCTTCTACCCGAGGCCGCAACGTGCGCTCGACCGGCTGCGGCGCAGCTATACGGTCCGGGCGCGATCGGTCGCGGCGTACGCCGCCGCCCTGTTTGAGACGGACCACGACCTGGAGCGCGCGGCCACCCGCTTGCATCGACAGCTGATACGGCTCAACGAGACGGCGCTGATGATCGACGCACAGTTGGGACATCCGAGGTTGAGCGCGCCCGGCTTTCCGGCCACCGCGCTGCACCAGCGGCTGTTCGACGCCGAGCTTGCGCTGGGCAACGTCGCTCGGTTCTCCGAGGCTATCTGCCGGCTTGAGACAAGGCCTCATGTCCTCGACCGGGTCCATCGGGCACTCACCGCAATCCGCGATGGGGACGGGGCGAGCGCGCGCGCTTTGGCCAACCAAGTGCTCGACGAGCTTCGCGCCACAGCAGAGTCCGAACAGTACGGCTCCCGAGGCCGGGTGCTTCTGCATCGTTTCGGTACGTCGGTGATCACGTTGATCGATGCACTCGAGGCGTGGCGCACGGTCGGCGTTGAGGAGCCGGCGACCGAACCCGATGAGTTCACGCCGTCGGTGGAGTTGATGGCAGGGTGGCTGCCAGGATCGCGGTCGGTCAGCGCGACCGCCTCAAACGAACGCGGCGTGGGCCGTCTGGACCGCATCGCGCTGACTCCGAACGTCCGAGTTGCGATCCAGATGGCTGTCGCGGTGACCATCGCGATCCTGCTCGGCGAGTTGCTGTCCGAACGCCGGTTCTATTGGGCACTGATCGCGGTATTCGTCTCGTTTATGGGCACCAGCAACGTACGCGAGCAGGTCAACAAGTCTTTCTACCGTGTGGTGGGTACGTTCATCGGAATCATGCTCGGCGCCCTGGTGGCCCACGGCGTCCGCAATCACACCAGCCTGGGAATTGTGGTGATCCTCGGTGCGGTCTTCCTCGGCATGTACCTGATGCGCATCAGCTACATGTTCATGGTTATCGGGATCACCGTGATGGTGTCATTGCTGTACGTCCAGTTGAACGAGTTCTCCGACTCGTTGCTTGTGCTGCGCCTCGAGGAGACCGCGATAGGCGGCGCGGTTGCCATCATTACCGTGCTCTGCGTCTTCCCGTTGCGGACCGGTCGGGTGCTGCGGGTTGCCGCCCGCGAATACATCAGCGCACTGTCATCGGTGGCGACCGCCAGCGCGCGGTTGCTCATCGACCCAGCCCACGCGGTCGACCTGCGCCCAGCAGCACGGCAGGTCGACGCGGCGTACCAGGCACTCGACACCACCGTGCGCGCGATTCGACTGCCATTTTGGTCGCCGCAAGGGGACGGCAAGATCACCGAGCTGGTGCAAATCGCCGCCGCGACACGCAACTATGCGCTCGAGCTCGTCTCCGAAGCCGCACACGTGCAGCCGGTCGAGTGCGCCCGCACGCAGCTGGAAGACGCCATCGGAACGTTCGAGACGTCGCTGTCGGCCGTGGTTGTGAAACTCGGCGGTGAAGCAGAAGGTGACAATGAAGGGGAAGGCGACGGCGTCTACATTCGATCCGCGTCGCTGTTCGACCAAGTCATGACCTCGATCCCCGAGCATTTCGAATCTGGTCCGGGGCGCCGGATCCTGCGCGACCTTGTCCTCATCGACTCCGCTATGGCCTCCATCGCGGAGACCGCGGGGATGACCGTACGGGCACTGGACACGAACGCTTCGGCTATCGACGTCGAACACCGCGCGTAGACCGGGCCCGGCCGCTCAGAATTTGCGCGCAGCCTCGCCCGGCATCCGCTCCTCTGCGGCACTTGGTGTGTTTGGCAGGCTCGTCAGAGTTCCACGTCGCCGGAGCGGAGCGAGGCAAGGATCGTACGCAGGAGAATCTCGTCCGTGCCGTCCGCGACCCGCAAGGCCCGGAACGTGCTCAGCGCTTCGACGAGATGCAGCTCGTTGGAGAACCCGATCGCGCCGTGCGTCTGGATGGCGCGATCGACCGCATAATTGGCGGCCTCGATCGCGAGGTACTTCATCATCGGAAGCTCCTTGCGAGCAGGCCTACCTTCATCAAGAAGTCGAGCCGTGTTGAGTGCGACGAGATGCGCTGCGTGAAGTCGCGCCGATGCCTCAGCAAGCGGGTGACCAATTGCTTGCCGGTCGAGCAGCGGCTCGCCGAACGTCTCACGCTGAGCCCCATAGTCAAGCGCCGTCTGGAGGGCCCAGGTGCCGGTGGCGACTGCGCGCGCAGAGTTGTAGATCCGTCCGAGCGAGACTCCCTGCATCGCGGCGCGGAACCCTCGATGCTGGGTGCCGATCAACTGCCATGGCTCAAGTCGGACATCCTCAAAGACGGTCTCGCCCTCGTTGCCGCCGATCTCGCCCCACATCTTGATGATCGAATGCAGCTCGAGTCCGGGACTGTCCATCGGGACCAGGAAGGCGCTGATGCCGCCCTTGCGCGCGGCTTGGGCGTCGGGGTCGGTCACGGCGAACACGACCATCCAGTCGGCGATCGGGACGTGCGTGGTCCAGATCTTGCGACCGTTGAGCGCCCATCCATCGCCGGACGGCGTGGCTCTGGTGGTCATCGCCATCGCATCCGAGCCGGCTCCGGGTTCTGACATTCCGAAGCAGAGGATTTGTTCACCGCTGATCAGGTTCGGCCATACTCGCTCCTTGACCTCATCGGTGATTCCCTCTAGAGCGATGCTGGGCCCAAAGGCCCAGTGTGAGATGGCGAACTGGGCCAGCCAGTTGCCGGGCGGGCACAACTCGTACACCCGTTTCCATGCTAGGTAGTAGGCCAGGTGTCCGAGTCCCGAACCTCCGAGGTGGGTCGGGACAGCGAGGTTGAAGTATCCAGCCTCGGCAGATGCCATGCGTATGTCTCGAATGATCTGGACGACCTCCGGAACGAGACGCCCGTCATTGTCATAGTGCTGTCGTGGGTCCTCGAGAAGCGCGCGGTGCGTCTCGTGTCGCCCAATCACTTCCTTCCGGACAAATCCGTCCAGTCCGGACACGAGGTCGGCGAGGTAATCAGGGATGAGATCCGACGTTGGGCTGCTAGACATGGGGAGGCGCTGCCTTTCGGGTGACGCTGGGTTCTGATGCCGTTTCCGCTTAAGTCCAATCTGTCATATCAAGGTCGTAATGTCCGGCCGCCGCAGAAGTTGTGCCGGCGCTATAAGAACGCGCGACGCTCACCCGCAACCGGCATCCTGTGCGTTCGCCGTTACCAGGGATTTACGCGTGACGCGGATTTCTGAAACATCGCATTCCTAGCCTCATGACTATCACCCACGACGTGGGTCATAGATGGAGGCCGAATGTGACCACCCAAAGCGTGAACCAACAACCGTCCGAGACCGCACCCAAGAACCCGGTCCACCGCAGTGGCCGCTGGATCGACAACTGGGACGCCGAGGACGAGACCTTCTGGCGCAACGGCGGCAAGAAGATCGCCAACCGAAACCTCGGTATCTCGGTCTTCGCGGAGTTCCTCGGGTTTGGGATATGGGCGCTCTGGAGCATCGTCGTACCGCAGCTGAACTCTGTGGGCTTCGCCTTCACCATCGACCAACAGTTCTGGCTGATCGCCGTGCCCAGCCTTGTCGGAGCTACCCTTAGAATCCCTTATACGTTCGCGATCCCAATGTTCGGGGGGCGCAATTGGACCGTTGTCTCGGCGTTATTGCTCCTGGTGCCGACCGGGTTGCTTGCTTACTTTGTCTCCCGTCCAGAGACATCGTTCGGCGTCATGCTCCTCGTGGCTGCGACGGCCGGCGTCGGCGGTGGAAATTTCGCGTCGTCGATGGCCAATATCTCGTTCTTCTACCCGCAGAAGGAGAAGGGGAGAGCGCTTGGGCTTAACGCGGCCGGGGGCAACGTCGGTACGGCGGCCGTTCAGTTCGCCGTACCGATTGTGATCGCTATCGGTGCTGGCATCGCGCTGGAGCGCGCTGGGCTGATGATGATCCCGTTCATTCTGCTCGCCGGGTTCCTCGCATGGCGTTTCATGGACAACCTCACGTCCGCCAAGGCCGACTTCCGGGCGTTCGCCGCCGCGGCCCGCAACAAGCACACCTGGATCATCTCCTTCCTCTACATCGGGACATTTGGGTCGTTCATCGGTTACTCCGGCGCATTTCCGACCCTGCTCAAGGGCCAGTTTCCGCAGATGACGCTGTCGATCGCTTTCATGGGGGCACTTGTCGGCTCCCTAACCCGCCCGCTCGGCGGCATTATCGCCGACAAGGTCGGCGGTGCGAGGGTGACGATTGCGTCGTTCATCGTCATGGCCATCGGCGCGTACGGCGCGATCCTGGCGCTTGGGTCAGGGAACTTCATCTTGTTCTTCCTCTCATTCATGCTGCTGTTCATCGCGACGGGGGTCGGCAACGGTTCGACGTACCGGATGATTCCGGCCGTGTTTACAGTGAATCCGAAAGCGGCGGCCGGCTGTATCGGCATCGCGGGCGCGATTGGCGCATTCGGCGGCTTCCTCATTCCGCGTGGATTCGCGGTCTCTAACCAGATCGCGGGAAGCCTCATACCGGCGCTGTATGTCTTCATCGGCGTCTATCTGGTGATGGCCGTGACGACCTGGGCGGTCTACCAACGCCGTGGTGCCCCGATGGCGACTGCGAAGATCTAATGTCTCGACCGGATCCCACCAACACGCACTGCCCGTACTGCGCCCTGCAGTGTGCGATGTCCCTCGCTGGAGACGACGTCTCAGAGCTCGAGGTCAAGGGCCGAGACTTCCCGACCAACAACGGCGGAATGTGTCAGAAGGGTTGGACGAGTGCAGCGGTCCTGAGTACGCCGGACCGCATCACGAGCCCACTCATCAAAGACGCGGACGGCGAGCTGCGCAGCGCGTCATGGGGCGCGGCGCTGGACCTTGTGGCAGCGCAAATCCGCGTGACGCAAGAGAAGTACGGCGAGGACTCCGTTGCGGTCTTCGGCGGGGGCGGCCTGACGAACGAGAAGGCCTACGCGCTGGGCAAGTTCGCGCGCACGGTGCTGCGCACGCCGAACATCGATTACAACGGCCGGTTCTGTATGGCCAGCGCGGCCGCGGCGGTGAACCGATCCCTCGGGATCGACCGCGGACTACCCTTCCCGTTGACGGATCTGGGTGGTGCGCAGGCGATTCTCCTGCTTGGAAGTAACGTCGCCGAGACGATGCCGCCGTCGTTGCGGCACTTCGCCGGTGCGCGTGAGCGAGGCGGACTGGTGGTCGTCGACCCACGTCGGTCGGCTACCGCGGCCCTGACCGAGGACGGTGCGGGAATGCACCTGCAACCGGTCCCCGGCACCGATCTGGTCGTTCTTCTCGCGCTGTTGCACATCGTGTGGGCGGAGAACCTCGCAGACCGGGACTACCTGTCAGATAGGACAAGTGGCGCCGGCGATGTACGCCGAAGCGTCGCGACCTGGTGGCCGGAGCGTGCAGAGCAGGTATGTGGAATAGCGGCCGACGAGCTGCGCCAGGTGGCGCGGGCCTTGGCGGCGGCGTCCGCGTCACGAGGCGGGACAGGCGCCTACATCCTGACCGGACGAGGTGTGGAGCAGTCGACGCAGGGGACTGCGACCGTCACGGCGGCGATCAACCTCGCGCTCGCGCTCGGTCTACCGGGGCGTCAGGGCAGTGGGTACGGCGCCATCACCGGCCAGGGCAACGGGCAGGGCGGACGTGAGCATGGGCAGAAATCCGATCAGCTGCCCGGTTATCGCAAGATCGACGACCCGCTAGCACGCGCGCACGTCGCGAAGGTCTGGGGCGTGGACCCGGCATCGATCCCGGGTCCGGGTAAGCCCGCGGTGCAGCTACTCCAGGACCTTGGAACCTCTGGCGGCCCGAAGATCCTGATGGTCCACGGCAGCAATCTCGCCGTCAGCGCACCCAACGCCGGCAACGTCATTGACCGACTCAGGTCGCTGGACATGCTCGTCGTATGCGATTTCGTCCCGTCCGAGACGGCACTTCTCGCGGACGTCGTACTGCCGGTCACCCAATGGGCGGAGGAAGAGGGCACCATGACCTCCCTCGAGGGACGGGTGATCCGGCGCCGTAAGGCACTCGATCCTCCGGAGGGCGTGCGATCCGAACTGGAGGTCCTCGCAGAACTTGCCGCCAGGCTCGCGCCGTCGGTCAGCTTCGACACCGACCCATCAGTGGTGTTCGACGAACTTGCCCGGGCCAGTGCGGGCGGGCCGGCCGACTACAGCGGGCTGAGCCACGAGCGCCTCGACAGCGAGCCCGTGTCCGGCTACTACTGGCCGGTACCGCGGCCGGATCATCCTGGTACGCCGAGGCTCTTCCAAGACGGGTTCCCAACTACCGATGGGAAAGCGCGCATGGTGGCCGTCGATCACGTGGGCCCGAACGAAGATCTGCGCGCCGATGCGCCGATCTACCTCCTCACCGGGCGCGTGCTGTCGCACTACCAGTCGGGCGCGCAAACTCGCCGCATCTCTGAGCTCAACCGAGCCGAGCCAGCGCCGTACGTCGAAATGCATCCGCTGCTGGCGATCCGGCTCGGGGTCGATGACGGTGACGCCGTACGGCTGACCACGAGCCGCGGATCGATTGAGGCGGTGGCGCGGTGGAACGACAAGATCCGGCCAGACAGCGTTTTCATGCCCTTTCATTGGGGTGGGTCAGGCAGCGTCAACCAGATCACGAACGATGCGACAGACCCGATCTCCGGAATGCCGGAGTTCAAAGTGTGCGCGGTCGACGTCCAATGCTTAGCAAAGGTCAGCCGATGACAGACAAAAAGGTTGTCGTCGTCGGCAACGGCATGGTCGGCTCGAGGTTCGTCGAGGACCTTGTGGCCCGGGACCCGGATGAGCGGTTCCAGATCACCGTGCTCGGAGCGGAGGAGTACGCCCCTTACAACCGAGTGCTGCTCAGCGAGGTCGTGGCGGGCAACGTCGGTGTGGCGTCATTGACGTTGCCGTCGACGAACGATTCGCCTAGAGCACGCATCATG
This region includes:
- a CDS encoding mismatch-specific DNA-glycosylase — its product is MGFSRSELESFRDATLNGLIPADLKLLFVGINPGLWSAATQTHFAYPGNRFYPALRLAGITERDLTWSSGMPDADRDYLTQRGVGITNVVARATARADELTKDELRAGAEKLTRFVATHQPRVVAIAGITAYRTAFGKTKAKTGRQEERIADRPLWIVPNPSGLNAHETVASLAAAYREPAIEAGIVE
- a CDS encoding ribbon-helix-helix protein, CopG family, giving the protein MTAAKVYTIRVPESDAQQIEFVARVEGLSINELFRTALDQYFEVLRDDAGFVGRAKAQLAHDRKIAKRLV
- a CDS encoding acyl-CoA dehydrogenase family protein → MSSSPTSDLIPDYLADLVSGLDGFVRKEVIGRHETHRALLEDPRQHYDNDGRLVPEVVQIIRDIRMASAEAGYFNLAVPTHLGGSGLGHLAYYLAWKRVYELCPPGNWLAQFAISHWAFGPSIALEGITDEVKERVWPNLISGEQILCFGMSEPGAGSDAMAMTTRATPSGDGWALNGRKIWTTHVPIADWMVVFAVTDPDAQAARKGGISAFLVPMDSPGLELHSIIKMWGEIGGNEGETVFEDVRLEPWQLIGTQHRGFRAAMQGVSLGRIYNSARAVATGTWALQTALDYGAQRETFGEPLLDRQAIGHPLAEASARLHAAHLVALNTARLLDEGRPARKELPMMKYLAIEAANYAVDRAIQTHGAIGFSNELHLVEALSTFRALRVADGTDEILLRTILASLRSGDVEL
- a CDS encoding MFS transporter; translated protein: MTTQSVNQQPSETAPKNPVHRSGRWIDNWDAEDETFWRNGGKKIANRNLGISVFAEFLGFGIWALWSIVVPQLNSVGFAFTIDQQFWLIAVPSLVGATLRIPYTFAIPMFGGRNWTVVSALLLLVPTGLLAYFVSRPETSFGVMLLVAATAGVGGGNFASSMANISFFYPQKEKGRALGLNAAGGNVGTAAVQFAVPIVIAIGAGIALERAGLMMIPFILLAGFLAWRFMDNLTSAKADFRAFAAAARNKHTWIISFLYIGTFGSFIGYSGAFPTLLKGQFPQMTLSIAFMGALVGSLTRPLGGIIADKVGGARVTIASFIVMAIGAYGAILALGSGNFILFFLSFMLLFIATGVGNGSTYRMIPAVFTVNPKAAAGCIGIAGAIGAFGGFLIPRGFAVSNQIAGSLIPALYVFIGVYLVMAVTTWAVYQRRGAPMATAKI
- a CDS encoding molybdopterin oxidoreductase family protein, giving the protein MSRPDPTNTHCPYCALQCAMSLAGDDVSELEVKGRDFPTNNGGMCQKGWTSAAVLSTPDRITSPLIKDADGELRSASWGAALDLVAAQIRVTQEKYGEDSVAVFGGGGLTNEKAYALGKFARTVLRTPNIDYNGRFCMASAAAAVNRSLGIDRGLPFPLTDLGGAQAILLLGSNVAETMPPSLRHFAGARERGGLVVVDPRRSATAALTEDGAGMHLQPVPGTDLVVLLALLHIVWAENLADRDYLSDRTSGAGDVRRSVATWWPERAEQVCGIAADELRQVARALAAASASRGGTGAYILTGRGVEQSTQGTATVTAAINLALALGLPGRQGSGYGAITGQGNGQGGREHGQKSDQLPGYRKIDDPLARAHVAKVWGVDPASIPGPGKPAVQLLQDLGTSGGPKILMVHGSNLAVSAPNAGNVIDRLRSLDMLVVCDFVPSETALLADVVLPVTQWAEEEGTMTSLEGRVIRRRKALDPPEGVRSELEVLAELAARLAPSVSFDTDPSVVFDELARASAGGPADYSGLSHERLDSEPVSGYYWPVPRPDHPGTPRLFQDGFPTTDGKARMVAVDHVGPNEDLRADAPIYLLTGRVLSHYQSGAQTRRISELNRAEPAPYVEMHPLLAIRLGVDDGDAVRLTTSRGSIEAVARWNDKIRPDSVFMPFHWGGSGSVNQITNDATDPISGMPEFKVCAVDVQCLAKVSR
- a CDS encoding glutamate synthase subunit beta; this translates as MADIRGFLKHTREEAAHRPVAERVNDWNEIYPDGIRRALLPIISTQASRCMDCGIPFCHQGCPLGNIIPEWNDLVYRDDWEGASERLHATNNFPEFTGRLCPAPCETACVLGINQPAVTIKNIEVSIADTAWESGFVRPQPPEWLTGKTVAVVGSGPAGLAAAQQLTRAGHTVVVYERDDKVGGLLRYGIPEFKMEKKHLERRLDQMRREGTIFRPGVDVGLKPTGLELTKRFDAVVLAIGATVRRDLPAPGRELDGIHQAMEYLPQANRVASGEEVEDQIVATDKHVVILGGGDTGADCLGTAHRQGAKSVTQLEIMAEPGTERSEAHPWPTYPAIFRVSGAHEEGGDRVYAVSTKEFLGDDSSHVRALRLVEVSMQDGKFEEIAGSEREIPADLVLFALGFTGPQQDGVVEQLETELDERGNVVRDSDYMSTTDRVFVAGDCGRGQSLIVWAIAEGRAAASAVDKYLTGATTLPSPILPTERSITV
- a CDS encoding FUSC family protein → MTEAIAEQPARLPGRRPLLSRPPEWFDRFLGSDPGMTRLRMALQGVITIACALLAEYLFVHLTGALEIDPGPVDLPPAQAAAIAGQHHAVLVIAMMLGAVTAMNGSFMAGSASSPGEQLINYLLMPIPLVAGLATGLALGAYRTLALLSLVIFLAVGAYCRRFGPRGFFGGTLLFMGGFFGFFLHSAIGLADIGWLAAEICVGVLVTILVNFVFFYPRPQRALDRLRRSYTVRARSVAAYAAALFETDHDLERAATRLHRQLIRLNETALMIDAQLGHPRLSAPGFPATALHQRLFDAELALGNVARFSEAICRLETRPHVLDRVHRALTAIRDGDGASARALANQVLDELRATAESEQYGSRGRVLLHRFGTSVITLIDALEAWRTVGVEEPATEPDEFTPSVELMAGWLPGSRSVSATASNERGVGRLDRIALTPNVRVAIQMAVAVTIAILLGELLSERRFYWALIAVFVSFMGTSNVREQVNKSFYRVVGTFIGIMLGALVAHGVRNHTSLGIVVILGAVFLGMYLMRISYMFMVIGITVMVSLLYVQLNEFSDSLLVLRLEETAIGGAVAIITVLCVFPLRTGRVLRVAAREYISALSSVATASARLLIDPAHAVDLRPAARQVDAAYQALDTTVRAIRLPFWSPQGDGKITELVQIAAATRNYALELVSEAAHVQPVECARTQLEDAIGTFETSLSAVVVKLGGEAEGDNEGEGDGVYIRSASLFDQVMTSIPEHFESGPGRRILRDLVLIDSAMASIAETAGMTVRALDTNASAIDVEHRA
- a CDS encoding IS110 family transposase, coding for MSSIVAHHFRFVVGVDTHARNHVYALIAADTGEHIQTCQFPTTAAGLRRAIDWVAHRTGAVTDTLWVIEGIASYGALLAGAVAAGGWQVAEAPAMNARAQHGIGKSDPLDARRIADAVRGLDVTTLRRPRADSGVRAALQILLTAREAMTGERTRAVNALTALLRVHDLGIDARRPLTAAQVSQAARWRVHKEPLANQAARAEANRLAGRIHALDRDLTENTTRLRQAVQSSQAAPLLQETGIGPVTAATCLAAWSHPGRVRSEAAFAALAGVNPIPASSGNTTGRHRLNRGGDRRLNRALYFVTITRMRRDPDTKTYVDKRRAEGKTTRDIQRVLKRYLARQIYRTLNKTKPAPNPA